One window of Methylococcus sp. EFPC2 genomic DNA carries:
- a CDS encoding penicillin-binding protein 2 produces the protein MMLIHRPKAKEEADYVGRWRFLLLGILTGMLVLVGRAVDLQVLDHQFLQHQGDMRHVGLMPVPAHRGRIIDRNGELLAISTPVKSVWVNPKEFDASPRNLKVLGDTLGVPVAELRKRVADTERGFVYLKRRISPELADQAMALDLPGLYAEREFRRYYPAGEVTSHLLGFNNIDDHGQEGLELAYDDWLKGVPGAHRIIRDGKRRIIEDLETVRQPTPGKDLTVSVDQRLQYLAYRELKKAVLQHKAKSGSLVLLDATNGEVLAMVNQPSFNPNSRGKLSGSVTRNRAITDVFEPGSTIKPFLVACALELGKVRPDTPIDTAPGQMHVGHNIVKDVHNYGRLDVAGVLQKSSNVGVTKIALGLPSNKFWAFYNNLGFGQPLDTGFPGESSGRLSEHQSWRQFEQATLSFGYGLSTSLLQLGRAYLALANEGVMPMVGLLKRDKQVETHRIMSAQTAGSVVSMLERVVTREGTALKASIPGYRVAGKTGTVKKTSGHGYTESSHLSLFAGMAPASDPKLVMVVMIDEPAAGEYYGGAVAAPVFSSVMEGALRQLNVPPDQAENVQTAAVGGAGEL, from the coding sequence ATGATGCTGATACACCGACCGAAAGCAAAGGAGGAGGCAGACTATGTCGGCCGCTGGCGTTTCCTCTTGCTGGGCATTTTGACGGGGATGCTCGTGCTGGTGGGGAGGGCGGTCGATCTGCAGGTACTGGATCACCAGTTTCTTCAGCACCAGGGCGATATGCGTCATGTCGGCCTCATGCCCGTGCCTGCCCATCGCGGTCGCATCATCGATCGCAACGGAGAACTGCTGGCGATCAGCACGCCGGTCAAGTCCGTGTGGGTCAATCCCAAGGAGTTCGATGCCAGTCCGCGTAACCTGAAGGTCCTGGGCGATACCCTTGGTGTGCCCGTGGCGGAACTGCGTAAACGGGTAGCGGATACGGAGCGGGGTTTCGTCTATTTGAAGCGACGCATCAGCCCCGAGTTGGCCGATCAGGCCATGGCGCTGGACCTGCCCGGCTTATACGCCGAGCGCGAGTTTCGACGCTACTACCCCGCCGGCGAAGTCACCTCGCATCTACTGGGTTTCAACAATATCGACGACCATGGCCAGGAAGGCCTGGAACTGGCGTACGACGATTGGCTGAAAGGCGTGCCCGGCGCTCATCGCATCATCCGCGACGGCAAGCGCCGCATCATCGAGGATCTGGAAACCGTCAGGCAGCCCACGCCCGGTAAGGATTTGACCGTCAGTGTGGATCAACGCCTTCAATACCTCGCCTACCGCGAGTTGAAGAAGGCCGTGTTGCAGCACAAGGCGAAATCGGGGTCCCTGGTGTTGCTTGATGCGACCAATGGTGAAGTCTTGGCCATGGTCAACCAGCCGTCGTTCAATCCGAACAGCCGGGGCAAGCTGAGTGGCAGCGTCACGCGCAACCGCGCGATCACCGACGTGTTCGAGCCCGGATCCACCATCAAGCCTTTCCTGGTGGCTTGCGCTCTCGAACTGGGCAAGGTCAGGCCGGATACTCCCATCGACACCGCGCCGGGACAGATGCACGTCGGCCACAACATCGTGAAGGACGTGCACAACTACGGCAGGCTGGACGTCGCCGGTGTCCTGCAGAAATCCAGCAACGTCGGGGTCACCAAGATCGCGCTCGGCCTGCCTTCGAACAAATTCTGGGCCTTTTACAATAACCTCGGATTCGGCCAGCCGCTGGATACCGGTTTCCCCGGCGAGTCCAGCGGCCGTTTGAGCGAACACCAGAGTTGGCGCCAGTTCGAGCAGGCGACGCTGTCGTTCGGCTATGGCCTGTCCACTTCCCTGTTGCAACTGGGGCGCGCCTACCTGGCCTTGGCCAACGAGGGCGTGATGCCCATGGTTGGCTTGCTCAAACGCGATAAACAGGTCGAAACCCATCGCATCATGTCGGCGCAAACCGCAGGCAGCGTGGTGAGCATGCTGGAGCGTGTGGTGACGCGCGAAGGCACGGCCCTCAAGGCCAGCATTCCCGGTTATCGGGTCGCCGGGAAAACCGGTACGGTCAAGAAGACTTCCGGCCACGGCTATACGGAATCCAGTCATTTGTCCCTGTTCGCGGGCATGGCACCCGCCAGCGATCCCAAACTGGTCATGGTGGTGATGATCGATGAGCCGGCGGCGGGGGAATACTACGGCGGGGCGGTGGCCGCGCCGGTGTTTTCCAGTGTGATGGAAGGCGCATTGCGCCAGTTGAACGTCCCGCCGGATCAGGCCGAAAACGTCCAGACCGCCGCCGTCGGCGGAGCGGGAGAGTTATGA
- the ftsW gene encoding putative lipid II flippase FtsW, with protein MKARVAGRSRGLVLQWGPSRFYLDTVLLGASMALLLFGYIMVASASLHLGEKLADDSFYFPKHQLVHIGMGLFTALLAASRPLEFWEKNARHLLLFGMFMLVLVLIPGLGKTVNGSARWLSIAGVRIQVSEVFKLIATIYMASFITRRLDLVRGSVFGMLLPLGLLSVAAVLLLLEPDFGATAVIMATALGMLFLAGARLWQFGILLGVVGSAGAVLIYSSSYRLKRVLSFIDPWADPLNTGFQLTQALIAFGRGEWVGVGLGSSVQKLFYLPEAHTDFLFSVVGEELGLMGACAVIFLFSVIVWRAFVIGQLAERAGHRFGSYLAYGLGIWFGLQAFINMGVNMGLLPTKGLTLPLMSYGGGSMMVMCSALALLFRVRSEVVDGHAVGAPRERAVWQRAL; from the coding sequence ATGAAGGCGCGGGTGGCCGGAAGAAGCCGGGGCTTGGTCCTGCAATGGGGGCCCAGCCGTTTTTACCTCGACACCGTTCTGCTGGGCGCCTCGATGGCGCTGCTGCTTTTCGGCTACATCATGGTAGCATCCGCCTCCCTGCATCTGGGTGAGAAATTGGCGGACGACAGCTTTTATTTCCCTAAACACCAGCTGGTGCATATCGGCATGGGCTTGTTCACGGCCTTGCTGGCCGCCTCCCGGCCCCTGGAGTTTTGGGAGAAAAACGCCCGTCACCTCCTGTTGTTCGGTATGTTCATGCTGGTCCTGGTGCTGATACCGGGGCTGGGCAAGACGGTAAACGGCAGCGCCCGCTGGCTGAGCATCGCGGGCGTGCGCATCCAGGTTTCCGAGGTGTTCAAGCTGATCGCCACGATTTATATGGCCAGCTTCATCACGCGCAGGCTGGATCTGGTCCGCGGGTCGGTGTTCGGCATGTTGCTGCCCTTGGGATTGCTCTCCGTGGCGGCGGTTCTGCTGCTCCTGGAGCCGGATTTCGGCGCCACCGCCGTCATCATGGCCACCGCCTTGGGGATGCTGTTTCTTGCCGGCGCTCGCCTGTGGCAGTTCGGCATACTGCTGGGGGTGGTCGGTTCCGCCGGCGCGGTGCTGATTTATTCATCCTCCTATCGCTTAAAGCGCGTGCTCAGTTTCATCGATCCCTGGGCCGATCCCCTGAACACCGGATTCCAGCTGACCCAGGCCCTGATCGCGTTCGGCCGTGGCGAATGGGTGGGCGTGGGGCTCGGATCCAGCGTGCAGAAGCTGTTCTATCTGCCCGAGGCCCACACCGACTTCCTGTTTTCCGTCGTCGGTGAGGAATTGGGGCTGATGGGGGCCTGCGCCGTGATCTTCCTCTTTTCCGTCATCGTCTGGCGTGCCTTCGTCATCGGCCAGTTGGCCGAGCGCGCCGGGCACCGGTTCGGCTCCTACCTGGCTTACGGCTTAGGCATCTGGTTCGGTCTGCAGGCCTTCATCAACATGGGAGTCAACATGGGGCTGTTGCCTACCAAGGGCTTGACGCTGCCCTTGATGAGCTACGGCGGAGGCAGCATGATGGTGATGTGCTCGGCCCTGGCGCTTTTGTTCAGAGTGCGCAGCGAAGTGGTGGATGGCCATGCGGTGGGCGCGCCGCGAGAGAGGGCGGTGTGGCAGCGCGCGTTATGA
- the murF gene encoding UDP-N-acetylmuramoyl-tripeptide--D-alanyl-D-alanine ligase produces MRLSQLAALTGGELRGADREFATVGIDSRTLAPRDLFFALTGPRFDGHAYIADAFDRGACGAVVERWVDGDLPQIRVADTRLALGQLGKSWRLSRRARVVGLTGSNGKTTVKEMIAAILGVGASVLSTRGNLNNDLGVPLTLLGLRPEHRYAVIEMGANHPGEIAYVAGLAQPEIAVITNAGSAHLEGFGSREGVARAKGEIVAALGTEGIAVLNADDPFFSLWREIAGRRRVQSFGFGAGADVRGLAETIGQACGEDGFETRFEYEQAGRCQSIRLGLAGRHNVANALAAIAVADALGIGPEQIAEGLSRVKPVPGRLQLLHTGHGASIVNDTYNANPSSFAAALDVLLDLPGEPWIALGAFGELGADSAGLHAELGREAKRRGVARLYATGSLAEKAVETFGEGAEYFADQDDLIGHLEQAVRPGVVVLVKGSRSQRMERVVQALSVGRESKTCC; encoded by the coding sequence ATGCGCCTGAGCCAACTGGCAGCCCTAACCGGCGGCGAACTGCGCGGCGCCGACCGCGAATTCGCCACGGTCGGAATCGATTCCCGCACCCTGGCGCCGAGAGACTTGTTTTTCGCACTGACCGGGCCGCGCTTCGACGGCCATGCCTACATCGCGGATGCGTTCGATCGCGGCGCGTGCGGGGCCGTGGTCGAACGCTGGGTCGACGGTGATTTGCCGCAGATTCGGGTCGCCGATACCCGGCTGGCCCTGGGGCAGTTGGGTAAGTCCTGGCGGCTGAGCCGGCGGGCCCGGGTGGTCGGCCTGACCGGCAGCAACGGCAAGACCACGGTCAAGGAAATGATTGCCGCCATTCTCGGGGTAGGCGCGTCCGTGCTGAGCACGCGCGGTAACCTCAACAACGATCTCGGGGTACCGTTGACCTTGCTCGGCCTGCGCCCCGAACACCGTTACGCGGTTATCGAGATGGGTGCCAATCACCCAGGCGAAATCGCATATGTCGCCGGCCTGGCCCAGCCCGAGATTGCCGTGATCACCAATGCCGGTTCCGCCCATCTGGAAGGGTTCGGCAGCCGCGAGGGTGTGGCCCGAGCCAAAGGCGAGATCGTCGCCGCCCTGGGCACAGAAGGCATCGCCGTGCTGAACGCCGACGATCCGTTCTTCAGCCTGTGGCGGGAAATCGCCGGTCGGCGCCGCGTGCAGAGTTTCGGATTCGGCGCCGGCGCCGATGTGCGCGGCTTGGCCGAAACGATCGGTCAGGCCTGCGGCGAGGACGGTTTCGAGACCCGCTTCGAATATGAGCAGGCCGGCCGGTGTCAGAGCATACGGCTGGGCTTGGCGGGGCGGCACAACGTCGCCAACGCGTTGGCTGCGATCGCAGTCGCGGACGCGCTGGGCATAGGCCCGGAGCAGATCGCCGAAGGCCTGTCGCGCGTGAAGCCGGTGCCCGGCCGCCTGCAACTCCTGCACACCGGCCATGGCGCCTCGATCGTCAACGATACCTACAACGCCAATCCGTCCTCCTTCGCGGCCGCCCTGGACGTGCTGCTGGATCTGCCCGGCGAGCCCTGGATCGCCCTGGGCGCGTTCGGCGAGTTGGGCGCAGACAGCGCCGGATTACACGCCGAATTGGGGCGGGAGGCCAAGCGGCGCGGAGTGGCGCGCCTGTATGCCACAGGCTCCCTCGCCGAAAAGGCGGTGGAGACCTTCGGCGAGGGAGCCGAATATTTCGCCGATCAGGATGATCTGATCGGCCATCTCGAACAAGCCGTGCGGCCGGGCGTCGTCGTCCTGGTCAAGGGATCGCGCAGCCAGCGCATGGAGCGCGTCGTACAAGCCCTGAGCGTGGGCCGAGAGTCCAAGACATGCTGCTGA
- the murG gene encoding undecaprenyldiphospho-muramoylpentapeptide beta-N-acetylglucosaminyltransferase, whose translation MAARVMILAGGTGGHVYPALAVAQELIARGCEVSWMGTRGGLEARVVPAAGIAIEWLSVSGFRGKGWAGRIAAPVRLMLACVQAGRILRRFRPDVVLGMGGFAAAPGGIMARLMGLPLVVHEQNRVPGTTNRILIKWARKVLEAFPGSFPERVGAVGVGNPLRRDIVAAVDLIRPPHEVPVRLLIVGGSQGAQVLNGVVPEVLAQVGEKLAVLHQTGAATQTETEARYRELGLEVRVQAFIEDMAEAYRWADLAICRAGAMTISELTAMGVPAVLVPYPYAIDDHQTQNAHVMTDAGAAVLLPQSELNPTVLTAVLRDLLVPGRLAEMSGKARALARVDATRTVADICLREAAR comes from the coding sequence GTGGCAGCGCGCGTTATGATCCTGGCCGGCGGTACCGGCGGCCATGTTTATCCCGCCCTAGCGGTCGCGCAGGAACTGATCGCCCGTGGATGCGAGGTGAGCTGGATGGGCACGCGCGGCGGTCTGGAAGCCCGTGTCGTGCCGGCGGCCGGTATCGCTATCGAATGGTTGTCGGTCTCGGGGTTCCGCGGCAAGGGTTGGGCGGGGCGGATCGCAGCGCCCGTGCGCCTGATGCTGGCCTGCGTACAGGCCGGACGCATCTTGCGGCGTTTCCGGCCCGACGTGGTGCTCGGGATGGGCGGCTTCGCGGCGGCGCCCGGCGGCATCATGGCCCGCCTGATGGGCCTGCCGCTGGTGGTGCACGAGCAGAACCGGGTGCCGGGTACGACCAATCGAATCTTGATAAAATGGGCGCGGAAAGTGCTGGAAGCTTTCCCGGGGAGCTTCCCCGAGCGGGTCGGGGCCGTCGGTGTGGGCAATCCCTTGCGCCGCGACATCGTGGCCGCGGTGGATTTGATCAGGCCGCCCCATGAGGTGCCCGTACGCCTGTTGATCGTCGGCGGCAGCCAAGGGGCGCAGGTCCTGAATGGCGTGGTGCCGGAGGTCCTGGCCCAAGTCGGGGAAAAACTGGCGGTTTTGCACCAGACTGGAGCGGCCACGCAGACCGAAACCGAGGCTCGATACCGGGAACTGGGACTGGAGGTCCGGGTTCAGGCTTTCATCGAAGACATGGCCGAGGCCTACCGCTGGGCCGATCTGGCGATATGTCGGGCGGGGGCCATGACCATCAGTGAATTGACCGCGATGGGCGTGCCGGCCGTCCTCGTCCCTTATCCCTATGCCATAGACGATCACCAGACACAAAACGCACACGTGATGACCGATGCCGGCGCCGCCGTATTATTGCCGCAATCCGAATTGAATCCGACCGTTCTGACGGCCGTCCTGCGCGACTTGCTCGTCCCTGGCCGGCTGGCCGAGATGTCCGGCAAGGCCCGCGCGCTGGCGCGGGTCGATGCGACGCGCACCGTGGCCGACATCTGTCTGCGGGAGGCCGCGCGATGA
- the murC gene encoding UDP-N-acetylmuramate--L-alanine ligase, whose translation MSPSPSASGMNRIRRVHFVGIGGAGMSGIAEVLLNLGYEVSGSDLALNANARRLADLGARVLIGHDAEHVAQAEVVVISSAVDASNPEVSAARAGKIPVISRAEMLSELMRFRYGIAVAGTHGKTTTTSLAASVLAEAGLDPTFVIGGRLNSVGANAQLGKGEYLVAEADESDASFLHLQPMIAIVTNIDADHMDTYGGDLRRLKDAFVEFLHHVPFYGLTVLCLDDPGVRDVLPRIHKPVRTYGLDRDADVRAVEVERQGLQTRFTVLRHGRETGLAITLNLPGRHNILNALAVIAVATELGVPDAVIQTALAGFKGIGRRFQINGEWAWGGRSLTLVDDYGHHPREVAATLDSARQAWPERRLVVVFQPHRYTRTRDLFEDFVQILSKVDVLVLLDVYPAGEAPLAGADGRSLSRAIRLRGQVDPIFVAKTEELFEVLPSLLEPGDVLLTLGAGNIGALAAELPQRLPALLKKIEA comes from the coding sequence ATGAGCCCGTCACCTTCCGCTTCCGGCATGAACCGCATACGCCGCGTGCACTTCGTCGGCATAGGCGGGGCCGGCATGAGCGGCATCGCCGAGGTGCTGCTCAACCTGGGTTACGAAGTATCCGGGTCCGATCTGGCCCTGAACGCCAATGCCCGCCGTTTGGCCGATCTGGGAGCGCGGGTGCTGATCGGCCACGATGCCGAACATGTCGCTCAGGCCGAGGTCGTGGTGATATCCAGCGCGGTCGATGCCTCCAATCCGGAGGTTAGTGCGGCGCGCGCAGGAAAGATCCCCGTCATTTCGCGGGCGGAGATGCTGTCCGAGCTGATGCGTTTCCGCTACGGCATCGCCGTGGCCGGGACGCATGGCAAGACCACCACCACCAGCCTGGCCGCCAGCGTGCTGGCCGAGGCGGGGTTGGATCCCACCTTCGTCATCGGCGGCCGGCTCAACAGCGTGGGTGCCAATGCCCAGCTCGGCAAGGGCGAATACCTGGTGGCCGAAGCCGACGAGAGCGATGCCTCCTTTCTGCACCTGCAGCCCATGATCGCCATCGTCACGAATATCGACGCCGACCACATGGATACCTACGGCGGCGATCTGCGCCGGCTCAAGGACGCCTTCGTCGAGTTCCTGCACCATGTGCCTTTTTACGGCTTGACCGTGCTGTGCCTGGACGATCCCGGCGTGCGCGACGTGTTGCCGCGCATACACAAACCGGTGCGCACCTATGGCCTGGATCGTGACGCCGACGTCCGTGCGGTGGAGGTCGAGCGTCAGGGCTTGCAGACGCGGTTTACCGTGCTGCGCCACGGCCGCGAGACCGGTTTGGCGATCACCCTCAACCTGCCCGGCCGCCATAACATCCTCAACGCCCTGGCGGTGATCGCCGTGGCCACCGAGCTGGGCGTGCCCGATGCCGTCATCCAGACCGCCCTCGCCGGATTCAAGGGCATAGGCCGGCGCTTCCAGATCAACGGCGAATGGGCTTGGGGCGGGCGCAGCCTCACCCTGGTGGACGATTACGGCCATCATCCGCGCGAGGTGGCCGCAACGCTCGACTCGGCTCGTCAGGCTTGGCCGGAGCGGCGCCTGGTGGTGGTGTTCCAGCCCCATCGCTACACCCGCACGCGCGATTTGTTCGAAGATTTCGTTCAGATTCTGTCCAAGGTCGACGTGCTGGTGTTGTTGGACGTGTATCCGGCCGGCGAGGCGCCGCTGGCGGGCGCCGACGGACGCTCCCTTTCGCGGGCGATACGTCTGCGCGGGCAGGTGGATCCCATCTTCGTCGCCAAGACGGAAGAGTTGTTCGAGGTCCTGCCGTCCTTGCTCGAACCCGGC
- a CDS encoding UDP-N-acetylmuramoyl-L-alanyl-D-glutamate--2,6-diaminopimelate ligase gives MSPGRDQASVITLDRLLAGIADGQAAPALPVGGLCHDSRALKAGDVFCALAGTRVHGMAHAAQALAAGASAVLYDPAQGGRGLAWGIDAVPCVPVEFLDQRLGLLAGRFYGEPSHLLEAIAVTGTNGKTSCSHFLADALAAEHTSAVIGTLGWGRPGALRATRHTTPDAIEIHALLARLHAEGVDSVIMEASSHGLVQGRLNGVRFRGALFTNLSRDHLDFHGNMEAYLEAKLKLVEWPGLEYLAFNLDDASAGSILARAPNALRKIGFGLSVEHRAADEVLSAEDVSHEPIGLSFRARFAGRSVEVQAPVYGDYNVQNLLGAMAVLLGRGLTLDEAALRLARVRPVPGRMERFQQGNSPAVVVDYAHTPDALEKTLSGLRRHSPGRLWVVFGCGGDRDRGKRPQMGYIAARGADRVIVTDDNPRYEDGDAIVAEILAGAAGEETEVAVMRDRHLAIQAAIEEAQAGDIVLVAGKGHEIYQEIAGVKYPFSDREVVEESLRARGEASCA, from the coding sequence ATGAGCCCCGGCCGGGATCAGGCCTCCGTGATTACCCTGGATCGTCTGCTGGCCGGTATAGCCGATGGCCAGGCTGCGCCGGCGTTGCCGGTGGGTGGCCTGTGCCACGACAGCCGGGCGCTGAAAGCGGGCGATGTGTTTTGCGCCCTGGCCGGCACGCGCGTCCACGGCATGGCGCATGCCGCCCAGGCCTTGGCGGCGGGTGCGTCGGCCGTCTTGTACGACCCGGCCCAGGGCGGCCGCGGGCTGGCCTGGGGCATCGATGCGGTACCTTGTGTGCCGGTCGAGTTTCTCGATCAGCGCCTGGGACTTTTGGCCGGCCGGTTTTACGGAGAACCGTCGCATCTGCTGGAAGCCATCGCCGTCACCGGCACCAACGGCAAAACCTCGTGCAGCCATTTCCTGGCCGATGCCCTGGCGGCGGAGCATACGTCCGCCGTCATCGGTACCCTGGGCTGGGGCCGGCCGGGCGCCTTGCGCGCCACCCGCCATACCACGCCCGATGCCATCGAAATCCACGCCTTGCTCGCCCGTTTGCATGCGGAAGGCGTCGACAGTGTGATCATGGAGGCCTCGTCTCACGGCTTGGTGCAAGGACGTCTGAACGGCGTGCGCTTTCGTGGCGCGCTATTCACCAATCTCAGCCGCGATCATCTGGATTTCCACGGCAACATGGAAGCTTATCTGGAAGCCAAGCTGAAATTGGTGGAGTGGCCTGGCTTGGAGTATCTCGCGTTCAATCTGGACGATGCCAGCGCGGGCTCGATCCTGGCGCGTGCGCCGAATGCGCTGCGCAAGATAGGATTCGGCCTGTCCGTCGAGCACCGCGCGGCCGACGAAGTGCTTTCGGCCGAGGACGTGAGCCACGAACCGATCGGGCTGAGTTTTCGCGCCCGTTTCGCTGGACGCAGTGTGGAGGTACAGGCGCCGGTATACGGTGACTACAACGTACAAAATCTGCTCGGCGCGATGGCCGTGCTGCTGGGGCGTGGATTGACCCTGGATGAGGCCGCTCTGCGCTTGGCGCGGGTGCGTCCGGTTCCGGGGCGCATGGAGCGCTTTCAACAAGGCAACAGCCCCGCCGTGGTGGTCGATTATGCGCACACGCCAGATGCGCTGGAAAAAACCCTGAGCGGCCTGCGGCGCCACAGCCCGGGACGCTTGTGGGTGGTGTTCGGCTGCGGCGGCGATCGCGACCGCGGCAAGCGGCCGCAAATGGGTTATATCGCCGCACGCGGGGCCGATCGGGTCATCGTGACGGACGACAATCCGCGCTACGAGGATGGCGATGCCATCGTTGCCGAAATTTTGGCCGGCGCCGCAGGGGAGGAAACCGAAGTCGCGGTCATGCGCGACCGGCACCTCGCCATCCAGGCGGCCATCGAGGAGGCCCAAGCGGGCGACATCGTGCTGGTGGCCGGCAAGGGGCATGAAATCTACCAGGAGATCGCGGGCGTGAAATATCCGTTCAGCGACCGGGAGGTTGTGGAGGAATCGCTGCGGGCCCGGGGGGAGGCTTCATGCGCCTGA
- the murD gene encoding UDP-N-acetylmuramoyl-L-alanine--D-glutamate ligase encodes MKNPNHPLSRLGFRPDSRVLVVGLGKTGLSVARFLAGQGIAVAVADSRERPPALAELRECLPDIAIFLGGFDAVAFAAATHLVVSPGVALDNPAVAAARQAGVPVLGDLDLFACMAQAPVVAITGANGKSTVTSLAGLMAEADGRRVRVGGNLGTPMLDLLDEQADLYVLELSSFQLERSVLLEPAAATVLNISPDHMDRYASIEAYAEAKRRIFRGQGVMVLNADDPLVAAMAEDGRRQAWFGLGEGEQHDCSPLTVAGEEWLMYRGEPVLRTRELRIKGRHNLANALAAVALADAVGISHASMAHALRAFPGLDHRMQWVADIAGVSYINDSKATNVGACMAALEGLDGQAVLIAGGDGKGADFSVLRPVVARKVRAAVLIGRDAPLLEQALKDVVPTVRVDTLKQAVPAARSQARTGDTVLLAPACASLDQFTDYQERGRVFADAVKELTA; translated from the coding sequence ATGAAAAATCCAAATCATCCCTTGTCGCGACTCGGTTTTCGGCCGGATTCCCGCGTATTGGTCGTGGGGCTGGGCAAAACCGGTCTGTCGGTCGCCCGGTTCCTGGCGGGGCAGGGCATCGCGGTGGCGGTCGCGGACAGCCGCGAGCGGCCGCCCGCCCTGGCCGAATTGCGCGAGTGCCTGCCGGACATCGCAATATTCCTGGGCGGCTTCGATGCCGTGGCCTTCGCCGCCGCCACCCATCTGGTGGTGAGTCCGGGCGTGGCCCTGGACAATCCGGCCGTCGCCGCGGCACGGCAGGCCGGGGTGCCCGTGCTGGGGGACCTGGATTTGTTCGCCTGCATGGCGCAAGCGCCGGTCGTGGCCATCACAGGCGCCAACGGCAAGAGCACGGTCACATCCCTGGCGGGCCTGATGGCCGAAGCGGATGGTCGGCGGGTCAGGGTGGGCGGCAATCTGGGGACGCCCATGCTCGATCTGCTGGACGAGCAGGCCGATCTCTATGTGCTCGAATTGTCCAGCTTCCAGCTCGAACGCTCGGTATTGCTGGAGCCCGCGGCTGCCACCGTGCTTAACATCAGCCCCGATCATATGGATCGTTACGCGAGCATCGAGGCCTATGCCGAAGCCAAGCGCCGCATTTTTCGCGGCCAGGGCGTGATGGTGTTGAACGCGGATGATCCGTTGGTCGCGGCCATGGCCGAAGACGGAAGGCGGCAGGCTTGGTTCGGCCTGGGGGAAGGCGAGCAACACGATTGCTCGCCGCTCACCGTGGCGGGCGAGGAATGGCTGATGTACCGCGGCGAGCCGGTGCTCAGGACCCGCGAGTTGCGCATCAAGGGCCGGCACAATCTTGCCAACGCGCTGGCGGCGGTGGCGCTCGCCGACGCGGTGGGCATCTCCCATGCTTCGATGGCGCACGCCCTGCGAGCATTTCCCGGCCTCGACCACCGCATGCAGTGGGTGGCCGATATCGCCGGCGTGTCGTACATCAACGATTCCAAGGCGACCAATGTCGGCGCCTGCATGGCGGCGCTCGAGGGCCTGGACGGCCAAGCGGTGCTGATCGCCGGAGGCGACGGCAAGGGCGCCGATTTTTCGGTGCTGCGTCCGGTGGTGGCGCGCAAGGTACGGGCCGCCGTACTGATCGGGCGCGATGCGCCGCTGCTGGAGCAGGCCTTGAAGGACGTGGTGCCTACCGTACGCGTCGACACGCTCAAACAGGCGGTCCCTGCCGCCCGTTCCCAGGCCCGGACCGGCGATACCGTGCTGCTGGCGCCGGCCTGCGCCAGCCTGGATCAGTTCACCGATTACCAGGAGCGGGGGCGCGTGTTCGCCGATGCCGTGAAGGAGTTGACTGCATGA
- the mraY gene encoding phospho-N-acetylmuramoyl-pentapeptide-transferase has translation MLLKLALLLEGYFNVFRVFHYLTFRAILGVLTALIISFIIGPAMIRQLSRYKIGQSVRDDGPQSHFSKAGTPTMGGALILVSIGITTLLWADLSNRYVWVTLLVTLGFGIVGFVDDYKKLVLRNSKGLAARYKYLWQSVFGFAAAIFLYSTAVLPAETTLIVPFFKQIMLNIGWVYVLLTYFVIVGTSNAVNLTDGLDGLAIMPTVLVGGALGIFAYASGNIKFAEYLGIPFLPLAGELIVYCGALVGAGLGFLWFNAYPAQVFMGDVGALALGAGLGVIAVLVRQEIVLMIMGGVFVMETVSVMLQVLSFKLTGKRIFRMAPIHHHFELKGWPEPRVIVRFWIITVILVLCGLATLKLR, from the coding sequence ATGCTGCTGAAACTTGCCCTATTGCTGGAAGGCTATTTCAACGTCTTCCGCGTATTCCATTATTTGACCTTCCGGGCGATCCTGGGCGTGCTGACCGCGCTCATCATCTCCTTCATCATCGGTCCGGCCATGATACGCCAGCTCAGCCGCTACAAGATCGGCCAGAGCGTGCGCGACGACGGGCCGCAGTCGCATTTTTCCAAGGCCGGGACGCCGACGATGGGCGGTGCGCTGATCCTGGTTTCCATCGGCATCACCACGCTGCTGTGGGCGGATTTGAGCAATCGCTATGTCTGGGTGACTCTGCTGGTGACCCTGGGTTTCGGCATCGTCGGATTCGTCGACGATTACAAGAAACTGGTGCTGCGCAACAGCAAGGGATTGGCTGCCCGGTATAAATATCTCTGGCAGTCGGTGTTCGGCTTCGCCGCGGCGATTTTCCTCTACTCAACCGCCGTGCTGCCCGCCGAGACCACCCTGATCGTGCCCTTTTTTAAGCAGATCATGCTCAATATAGGCTGGGTGTATGTGCTGCTGACCTATTTCGTCATCGTGGGTACGAGCAATGCCGTGAACCTCACGGACGGCCTCGACGGCCTGGCCATCATGCCGACGGTGCTGGTGGGCGGCGCCCTGGGGATCTTCGCCTATGCATCGGGCAACATTAAATTCGCCGAATACTTGGGCATCCCGTTCTTGCCTCTGGCGGGCGAGCTGATCGTCTATTGCGGTGCCTTGGTGGGCGCGGGGCTGGGTTTCCTGTGGTTCAACGCCTATCCGGCGCAGGTTTTCATGGGCGACGTCGGCGCCCTGGCGCTGGGGGCTGGGCTGGGGGTGATCGCGGTGCTCGTGCGTCAGGAAATCGTGCTGATGATCATGGGCGGCGTGTTCGTCATGGAAACCGTATCGGTGATGCTGCAGGTCCTGTCGTTCAAGCTGACCGGCAAGCGCATCTTCCGCATGGCCCCCATACATCATCATTTCGAACTCAAAGGTTGGCCCGAGCCCCGCGTCATCGTGCGGTTCTGGATCATCACCGTCATCCTGGTCCTCTGCGGCCTGGCGACCTTGAAACTGCGCTGA